The Tumebacillus amylolyticus genome window below encodes:
- a CDS encoding HD domain-containing protein, translating to MTEWVDKEKVFKDPVHDYIYVFDKLIWDLINTRAFQRLRRVRQLGTAYLTYHGAEHTRFTHSLGVYETMRKVLSHFERKFGWPGDERTRLLALCAALLHDIGHGPFSHTIETVFKFHHEEFSQRILLEEPEVNKILRRVDDQFPQDVADVIAKKDKYPLVVKLISSQLDVDRMDYLLRDAVNTGVTYGRFELERLIRVMRPEGNDILVKMSGQQTVEQYILARYFMYSQVYLHPVTLSSDVLLKHAFLRAKKLHERGQQLFLPEELQPFLGKDNMDDLTVEEYLRLDESVMMYTFHRWTESDDAILRDLADRFINRRLYGSILTRELKEVEKQTVRDMFRAQGLNPEYYIAFGHATGAGYHMYRQGITLVDDDGDKMDIADASALVRSLKPLTQHRIFCPKEVLRGEGSYKPIRGWLEALKI from the coding sequence ATGACCGAATGGGTGGACAAAGAAAAAGTCTTCAAAGACCCTGTACACGATTACATCTACGTGTTCGATAAATTGATTTGGGATCTCATCAACACCCGCGCGTTCCAGCGCCTTCGTCGCGTGCGCCAACTTGGCACCGCGTATTTGACGTATCACGGCGCGGAACACACCCGTTTCACACATAGTCTTGGCGTCTATGAAACGATGCGCAAAGTCCTGTCGCACTTTGAACGCAAATTCGGCTGGCCGGGCGACGAACGCACCCGTTTGCTCGCCCTCTGCGCCGCACTCTTGCATGACATCGGCCACGGGCCGTTTTCCCATACGATTGAGACCGTGTTTAAATTCCACCACGAAGAATTCTCCCAACGCATCTTGCTGGAAGAACCGGAAGTCAACAAAATCCTCCGCCGTGTCGACGATCAATTCCCGCAGGACGTCGCCGACGTCATCGCCAAAAAAGACAAGTACCCCCTCGTCGTCAAACTCATCTCCTCCCAACTCGACGTGGACCGCATGGACTACCTGCTTCGCGACGCCGTCAACACGGGCGTCACGTACGGGAGATTCGAACTCGAACGCCTGATTCGCGTCATGCGTCCCGAAGGCAACGACATCCTCGTGAAAATGTCCGGTCAACAAACTGTCGAGCAATACATCCTCGCCCGCTACTTCATGTATTCGCAAGTCTACCTGCACCCGGTCACCCTGAGCTCCGACGTTTTGCTCAAACACGCGTTCCTGCGCGCCAAAAAACTTCACGAGCGCGGCCAACAGTTGTTCCTCCCCGAAGAGCTGCAACCTTTCCTTGGCAAAGACAACATGGACGATCTCACCGTCGAAGAATACTTGCGTCTGGATGAGAGCGTGATGATGTACACGTTCCACCGCTGGACCGAATCGGACGATGCGATTCTGCGCGACCTCGCCGACCGCTTCATCAACCGCCGTCTGTACGGCTCAATTCTCACCCGCGAACTCAAAGAAGTCGAAAAACAAACGGTTCGCGACATGTTCCGCGCGCAAGGTCTCAATCCTGAATACTACATCGCATTCGGACACGCCACCGGAGCCGGGTACCACATGTACCGCCAAGGCATCACGTTGGTCGATGACGACGGGGACAAAATGGACATCGCCGACGCCTCGGCTCTCGTCCGCTCGCTCAAACCGCTCACCCAACACCGCATCTTCTGCCCCAAAGAAGTCCTGCGCGGCGAAGGTTCCTACAAGCCGATTCGCGGGTGGTTGGAAGCGTTAAAAATTTAG
- the ytvI gene encoding sporulation integral membrane protein YtvI has product MFPYTRIFWFLILAVAAYFILPHSVPILLALITAIVLEPLVRMIQKGLRFKRIWAVTITFTGFLLIVLSLLYFLTTRMVVEIIDLSQTLPEYFAKIAGPIQSWITTLQGYYEQLPAATAAKLQQAASGGLDSLNGLTTTVLSGIVTLVRSLPNLLIVSTVYVISLFLFLLDLPGLVRGFLGLFEDSTQVKVRMILNNLNRAIIGFLQAQVLISFLTYDLVLVGLWILGVKYALAVSLIIVIVDFLPVLGTGAVIVPWATYAFLSDNRSLGFGLLILYVLIIIFRRIVEPKILGNSLGISALATLISMYLGFMVLGFMGLIVGPALVILYQAFREAGFFRFRIRL; this is encoded by the coding sequence ATGTTCCCCTACACCCGCATCTTCTGGTTCCTCATCCTCGCCGTTGCGGCGTACTTCATCTTGCCACACAGCGTGCCGATCCTGCTCGCGCTCATCACGGCCATCGTGTTGGAACCGCTCGTCCGCATGATCCAAAAAGGCCTGCGCTTCAAACGCATCTGGGCCGTGACGATCACGTTCACGGGGTTTCTCTTGATCGTCTTGAGTTTGCTCTACTTCTTGACCACGCGGATGGTGGTGGAAATCATCGACCTCTCGCAAACGCTGCCGGAGTATTTCGCCAAGATTGCAGGGCCGATCCAGAGCTGGATCACCACTCTGCAAGGCTATTACGAGCAACTCCCGGCTGCCACCGCCGCCAAACTTCAACAAGCAGCTTCCGGAGGTCTCGATTCGCTCAACGGTCTGACCACCACGGTGCTCTCCGGGATCGTCACCCTCGTTCGATCCTTGCCGAACTTGCTGATCGTCTCCACCGTCTACGTGATCTCGCTGTTTCTGTTCCTGCTCGACTTGCCCGGTCTCGTGCGCGGTTTCCTCGGGCTGTTTGAAGACAGCACCCAAGTCAAAGTGCGGATGATCTTGAACAACCTCAACCGTGCCATCATCGGCTTTTTGCAAGCGCAGGTCTTGATCTCGTTCCTCACCTACGACCTCGTGTTGGTCGGGTTGTGGATTCTCGGCGTCAAGTACGCGCTCGCCGTCTCGCTGATCATCGTGATCGTCGATTTTCTGCCGGTGCTGGGAACGGGCGCTGTGATCGTGCCGTGGGCGACGTACGCCTTTCTGTCGGACAACCGGTCGCTCGGCTTTGGTTTGCTGATTCTCTACGTGCTGATCATCATCTTCCGCCGCATCGTCGAGCCGAAGATTCTCGGCAATTCACTCGGCATCTCGGCGCTCGCCACCTTGATCTCGATGTATCTCGGGTTCATGGTGCTGGGTTTCATGGGGTTGATCGTCGGGCCGGCGCTCGTCATCCTCTACCAAGCCTTCCGAGAAGCTGGATTCTTCCGATTCCGCATCCGCTTGTAA
- the ytvI gene encoding sporulation integral membrane protein YtvI, which produces MLAFVTKHFLSIVNLALWLAFGWLIWISGKWVLPFVVPLLFGILIAVLIEPVVKLLCRLKLPRSLATLTTLVVFFGGSFTLVTLLIAKLVIELASFGRQVPEMSTGLVARVQDFVHGAVDFYGTLSPEMSAKVQDTMNDIATALTKFGTGLLNSMKDTVLSVPSTVTIFVLSLLIAFFISKDFRLWQVRFLRLLHPEIRKRGDVVLDDLGKATFGYLRAQLILIFITYVQALAGLLILRVEYAFTLSLLAAFLDILPLLGTGSLFVPWALYMLATGNTKLGIGLLIVYGLIVAVRQVLEPKVLAESIGLDPLVTLVVMYAAYQAIGFVGVILAPFLIIMFTSLLKVRAFDFLIDHDAGME; this is translated from the coding sequence ATGCTAGCCTTTGTCACGAAGCATTTCCTCTCCATCGTCAACCTCGCGCTGTGGTTGGCGTTTGGCTGGTTGATCTGGATCAGCGGCAAGTGGGTGCTGCCGTTCGTCGTGCCTTTGCTGTTCGGGATCTTGATCGCCGTTTTGATCGAGCCCGTCGTGAAACTGCTTTGCCGGTTGAAACTGCCCCGGTCGCTTGCGACTTTGACAACGCTGGTCGTATTCTTCGGCGGGAGTTTCACATTGGTCACCCTGCTCATCGCCAAACTGGTGATCGAGTTGGCTTCCTTCGGGAGACAAGTTCCCGAAATGTCCACCGGGCTCGTCGCTCGTGTGCAAGACTTCGTCCACGGAGCTGTGGACTTCTACGGTACGCTCTCTCCCGAGATGTCCGCCAAAGTGCAGGACACGATGAACGACATCGCCACAGCCCTGACCAAATTCGGCACCGGCCTGCTCAACTCGATGAAAGACACCGTGCTCTCCGTCCCGTCCACCGTCACCATTTTCGTCCTCTCACTCTTGATCGCGTTCTTCATCTCCAAAGACTTCCGCCTCTGGCAAGTCCGCTTCCTCCGCTTGCTGCACCCGGAAATTCGCAAGCGCGGCGACGTCGTGCTCGATGATCTCGGCAAAGCGACGTTCGGCTATCTGCGCGCTCAGTTGATTCTCATCTTCATCACATATGTACAAGCCCTCGCCGGCCTGCTGATCTTGCGCGTCGAGTATGCGTTCACCCTGTCTTTGCTCGCGGCGTTCCTCGACATCCTGCCGTTGCTCGGCACGGGCTCGCTGTTCGTCCCTTGGGCGCTGTACATGCTGGCAACCGGCAACACGAAACTTGGCATCGGGCTGTTGATCGTCTACGGGTTGATCGTCGCCGTCCGCCAAGTGCTGGAACCTAAAGTTCTCGCCGAATCGATCGGCCTCGATCCGCTGGTCACACTGGTCGTCATGTACGCCGCTTACCAAGCGATCGGATTCGTCGGCGTCATCCTCGCCCCGTTCCTGATCATCATGTTTACCTCGCTGTTAAAGGTTCGCGCTTTTGATTTCCTTATTGATCATGACGCGGGTATGGAATAA
- a CDS encoding sporulation protein has translation MFKKLLNKIGIGSASVNLVLESDRARVGEELRGTIMIKGGNGETKVDAVNVNLIMNVKHGDDEQTHEIAKINIVQGLVVREGDDLQFPLRYTLPSLPQSSPYVKFSVHTELDIPGAVDKHDFDDFYVLPAEPVGLIQEAIHHLGFAPKEDSGEMEGHFQKFEYKPVGGAFHGRLSELEVIFLLEEEGVRLYVELDHKAGGFGKEIETTPTVFIGYGHLTSVENATAVLVDFLEQEIHSAGHGAHGHATHASHGHHESHVHSHESHDSELGSAIVGGLVGGLVAAAVDEIVEEIVEDAIEDALGLDDFQDSIDESVANLEAISAEMDASVANLEAAIEDYDDAVEDLEEAVEEFEEEYEDEEN, from the coding sequence GTGTTCAAAAAACTCCTTAACAAAATCGGCATCGGCTCTGCGTCTGTCAATCTGGTTCTGGAATCTGACCGCGCACGAGTCGGCGAAGAACTCCGCGGCACGATCATGATCAAAGGCGGCAACGGCGAAACCAAAGTGGACGCCGTCAACGTCAACCTGATCATGAACGTCAAACACGGCGATGACGAGCAAACCCACGAAATCGCCAAGATCAACATCGTCCAAGGTCTGGTCGTCCGCGAAGGCGATGATCTGCAATTCCCGCTCCGATACACCCTGCCTTCCCTCCCGCAGTCCTCTCCTTACGTGAAATTTTCCGTGCACACGGAACTCGACATCCCGGGTGCTGTGGATAAGCATGACTTCGATGATTTCTACGTGCTGCCGGCAGAACCGGTCGGCCTGATCCAAGAAGCCATCCATCATCTCGGCTTTGCTCCCAAGGAAGATTCCGGCGAGATGGAAGGCCATTTCCAAAAATTTGAATACAAGCCGGTCGGCGGTGCCTTCCACGGTCGTCTGTCCGAACTTGAAGTGATCTTCCTGCTCGAAGAAGAAGGCGTGCGTCTGTACGTGGAACTCGACCACAAGGCCGGCGGCTTCGGCAAGGAAATCGAAACCACCCCGACCGTGTTCATCGGCTACGGCCACTTGACCTCCGTCGAGAACGCAACGGCGGTGTTGGTCGACTTCCTGGAGCAAGAAATTCACAGCGCAGGTCACGGCGCACATGGCCACGCGACGCATGCGTCCCACGGGCATCATGAATCTCACGTCCACTCGCACGAATCCCACGACTCCGAACTCGGCTCCGCGATCGTCGGTGGCTTGGTCGGCGGTCTGGTCGCAGCTGCCGTCGATGAAATTGTAGAAGAAATCGTAGAAGATGCGATCGAAGACGCACTCGGCCTCGACGACTTCCAAGACAGCATCGACGAATCGGTCGCCAACCTCGAAGCGATCTCCGCCGAAATGGACGCATCGGTTGCCAACCTCGAAGCTGCCATCGAAGACTACGACGACGCAGTCGAAGATCTCGAAGAAGCGGTCGAAGAATTCGAAGAAGAGTACGAAGACGAAGAAAACTAA
- a CDS encoding HAD family hydrolase: protein MDLSKVSLIIYDLDGTLYEDTHHFDYYAKELRKRLPAEAQEAFQTDYETARRDEHPLRIGRTYDANRDLILVQIKGDVSEVYRWDGTPLSESEVRELYPDKVEVNLVDMFSVGDLWWIPGCISRHYGLTDAQTTEAFLATREFMMGPDFHMNNIEGLRDALAQSRANGVKQVLVTNSPQPDSEKILDKIGLLESFDEKVFMARKPSGTKAVFERIKNQFDVPYENILSVGDNWVNEILPAMELGSQTVYIDPHDIGVNLESTKRVQSMTDVLPFIAGAGK, encoded by the coding sequence ATGGATCTTTCCAAAGTCAGCCTGATCATCTACGACCTGGATGGTACGCTGTATGAAGACACGCATCACTTTGATTATTATGCAAAAGAACTCCGGAAGCGTCTGCCCGCAGAGGCGCAAGAGGCTTTCCAAACCGACTACGAAACGGCGCGCCGAGATGAACATCCCTTGCGCATCGGACGTACATACGACGCCAACCGCGATCTGATCCTCGTGCAGATCAAGGGCGACGTGAGCGAAGTCTATCGTTGGGACGGGACTCCCCTTTCCGAATCGGAAGTGCGCGAACTCTACCCGGACAAAGTCGAAGTCAACCTCGTGGACATGTTCTCCGTGGGCGACCTCTGGTGGATTCCGGGTTGCATCTCCCGCCATTACGGGTTGACGGATGCACAAACGACGGAAGCATTCTTGGCGACCCGCGAGTTTATGATGGGGCCGGACTTCCACATGAACAACATCGAAGGGTTGCGAGACGCGCTTGCACAATCCCGCGCCAACGGCGTCAAGCAAGTGCTCGTCACCAACTCGCCGCAGCCGGACTCGGAGAAAATTCTCGACAAGATCGGGCTCTTGGAGTCGTTTGACGAGAAAGTCTTCATGGCTCGCAAGCCGTCCGGCACCAAAGCTGTGTTCGAACGAATCAAAAACCAGTTCGACGTCCCGTACGAGAACATCCTCTCGGTGGGGGACAACTGGGTGAACGAAATTCTCCCGGCGATGGAGCTCGGTTCCCAAACCGTCTACATCGACCCGCACGACATCGGCGTCAACCTCGAAAGCACCAAACGCGTGCAGTCGATGACCGACGTCCTCCCCTTCATCGCAGGTGCAGGGAAGTAA
- a CDS encoding Cof-type HAD-IIB family hydrolase: protein MTYKMLISDIDGTLLNSKMELSQATIEAIREAYDQGIIVTLATGRQLRGVVDIVKQIGISVPVILGNGAVVVDPLEQKTLLHQTLDVETTDAILDVIAAHGLWSSVFVHTFEGVDTYYDQDPGFAEAYIFIHTHIPEVVQQVESLKDVAHLQPIKVLLIDKTEKILPLYDDLKKLPQNFNMVISDHDWPGFSLLECFHYGTTKASGIQHIAEVFNIAPEQIVAVGDNTNDWEMIEFAGLGVAMGNAHPSLKERADWITKTNDEDGVAYLIREKMLE from the coding sequence ATGACATACAAGATGCTCATTTCGGACATTGACGGCACTTTGCTGAACTCCAAGATGGAACTCAGCCAAGCGACGATTGAAGCGATTCGTGAAGCGTACGACCAGGGTATCATCGTGACGCTTGCCACCGGCCGCCAACTGCGCGGGGTCGTCGACATCGTGAAGCAAATCGGCATCTCGGTGCCCGTCATCCTCGGCAACGGAGCGGTCGTCGTCGATCCGTTGGAGCAGAAGACCTTGTTGCACCAAACGTTGGATGTAGAGACCACCGATGCGATTCTCGACGTGATCGCAGCGCATGGTCTCTGGTCGAGCGTTTTTGTCCACACGTTTGAAGGGGTCGATACGTATTACGACCAAGACCCCGGATTTGCGGAAGCGTACATTTTCATCCACACGCACATCCCGGAAGTGGTGCAGCAAGTGGAGAGTTTGAAGGACGTAGCCCACTTGCAGCCGATCAAAGTCTTGCTGATCGACAAGACCGAGAAAATTCTGCCGCTCTACGACGATCTGAAAAAACTCCCGCAGAACTTCAACATGGTCATCTCCGACCACGACTGGCCGGGCTTCTCGCTGCTCGAATGCTTCCATTACGGCACGACCAAAGCGTCCGGCATCCAGCATATCGCCGAAGTTTTCAACATCGCGCCTGAGCAGATCGTCGCCGTCGGGGACAACACCAACGATTGGGAGATGATCGAGTTCGCCGGACTTGGCGTTGCGATGGGCAATGCACATCCGTCCTTAAAGGAACGGGCTGACTGGATAACCAAAACGAACGACGAAGACGGTGTAGCTTATTTAATTCGTGAAAAGATGTTAGAATAG
- a CDS encoding cobalamin B12-binding domain-containing protein yields MNLEAERFAEHLLTADLELAWTELERYTRAGQNSLFLYHRLLTPALYHIGRLWERDAISVADEHLATGVCEVLLSRFESSLAAKPVVYKGASKRVLLFGMEQERHILGLRMVASQFREAGWQVRFLGADLPLEYAVNAASRWKPDAIGITLSITRNLPSLELYVNTLEALDHSPTVLVGGRLVSLCDLTPYVSEQTVLVNDLLHLAQWLYGGVQRATS; encoded by the coding sequence ATGAATTTGGAAGCAGAGCGTTTTGCTGAGCATCTGTTGACAGCCGACCTTGAACTCGCTTGGACCGAGTTGGAGCGGTATACGAGAGCGGGCCAGAACTCCCTGTTTCTCTATCACCGCTTGCTGACTCCTGCACTGTACCACATCGGACGGCTGTGGGAACGCGATGCGATCTCGGTCGCAGATGAACACCTCGCCACCGGCGTGTGTGAAGTCTTGCTCTCCCGTTTCGAGTCAAGTCTGGCCGCCAAGCCAGTCGTTTACAAGGGCGCCTCCAAACGTGTGCTGCTGTTCGGAATGGAACAGGAACGTCACATCCTGGGGTTGCGCATGGTCGCCTCTCAGTTTCGCGAAGCCGGATGGCAAGTTCGCTTCCTTGGAGCAGACCTGCCGTTGGAATACGCGGTCAACGCGGCGTCGCGCTGGAAGCCCGACGCGATTGGCATCACCCTGTCGATCACTCGAAACTTGCCCTCGCTGGAATTGTACGTGAATACGCTGGAAGCGCTGGATCACTCCCCGACCGTTTTGGTCGGTGGACGACTGGTTTCTCTCTGCGATTTGACACCCTATGTGTCCGAACAGACCGTTCTCGTGAACGACCTGCTTCACTTGGCACAGTGGTTGTATGGAGGCGTGCAACGTGCCACATCCTGA
- a CDS encoding iron-containing alcohol dehydrogenase — protein sequence MENFTFYNPTRLIFGRDQVQALQTELPKYGKNILVVYGGGSVKKSGLYDNVMNQLKQLDVNVFELPGVEPNPRLSTVHKGVDICKNENIDFLLAVGGGSVIDCTKAIAAGAKYDGDAWDFISHKVEATDALPFGTVLTLAATGSEMNAGSVITNWETKEKLGWGSEATYPKFSILDPVNTFTVPREHTIYGMVDMMSHVFESYFSHSTNTPLQERFLESILRTVIETAPKLLENLESYEHRETILYSGTMALNGMTYMGMQGDWATHNIEHAVSAVYDIPHGGGLAILFPNKMKYAVEKGVGISRFVQLAVRVFHVDPTGKSDRDVALEGIDRLRDFWTSIDAPSRLADYDIDDTNLDLMADKCMHAGPFGGFQTLDREDAKAILKMSL from the coding sequence ATGGAAAACTTCACATTTTACAACCCGACACGCCTGATCTTTGGTCGCGACCAAGTGCAAGCGCTGCAAACCGAACTGCCGAAGTACGGCAAAAACATCCTCGTCGTCTACGGCGGCGGCTCCGTGAAGAAAAGCGGGCTCTACGACAACGTCATGAACCAGCTTAAACAACTCGACGTCAATGTCTTCGAACTGCCGGGCGTGGAACCGAACCCGCGCCTGTCGACCGTACACAAGGGCGTTGACATCTGCAAGAACGAGAACATCGACTTCCTGCTCGCAGTCGGCGGCGGCTCTGTCATCGACTGCACGAAGGCGATTGCGGCCGGTGCGAAGTATGACGGCGACGCATGGGATTTCATCTCGCACAAAGTCGAAGCAACCGACGCCCTGCCGTTTGGCACCGTCCTGACGCTGGCGGCGACCGGCTCCGAAATGAACGCAGGCTCCGTCATCACCAACTGGGAAACCAAAGAGAAACTCGGCTGGGGCTCGGAAGCGACCTACCCGAAATTCTCGATCCTCGATCCGGTGAACACCTTCACGGTGCCGCGTGAACACACCATCTACGGCATGGTCGATATGATGTCGCACGTGTTCGAGAGCTACTTCTCGCACAGCACCAACACGCCGTTGCAAGAGCGTTTCTTGGAATCGATCCTGCGCACCGTCATCGAAACCGCACCGAAACTGCTGGAGAATCTGGAAAGCTACGAACACCGCGAAACGATTCTCTACAGCGGTACGATGGCGCTCAACGGCATGACCTACATGGGCATGCAAGGCGACTGGGCGACGCACAACATCGAGCATGCGGTTTCTGCGGTGTATGACATCCCGCACGGCGGCGGCTTGGCGATCCTGTTCCCGAACAAAATGAAATACGCCGTCGAAAAAGGCGTCGGCATCTCGCGCTTCGTGCAACTCGCCGTTCGCGTGTTCCACGTAGACCCGACCGGCAAGTCCGACCGTGACGTCGCCCTGGAAGGCATCGACCGCCTGCGCGACTTCTGGACGTCGATCGATGCTCCGTCCCGTCTCGCCGACTACGACATCGACGACACCAACCTCGACCTCATGGCCGACAAATGCATGCACGCCGGCCCCTTCGGCGGCTTCCAAACCCTCGACCGCGAAGACGCCAAAGCCATCCTCAAGATGAGCCTCTAA
- a CDS encoding methyl-accepting chemotaxis protein, translated as MKGSITTKIILIIFLLLLVPMIALGTWIYSGIENSYAKMEQERGTGDLQGAHEMLSYIGENWSSYVKTNAYWGDLHQAMTDGDSTWVEDNVLNLMDTNKSIVGIYVTDLQGNVTQQRVVEPIEFDDILKKATSSLQQEMGRTGLIQTDQGLMLVGFSKITDEKGEEEPNGLLFLLEKVDPAFLANVKSVNNTQIVMYNGQNTLSTYGGFDAEKSAELYQQVQNRTEPLVLSNVVDEGQETITLGPLTDVFGSKIGFLGTETVSQTGALIRHDLLQRAGLGGIVVLLLGSAVAFALYNRLSRPLARLSTEMARVAGGDLTENAEMKKLSATSSRDEMGDIVRSFLAMTDGLKHLVSVLHEESNALSERSREFAASTEEAKSTLHLIAASSSDVTSMVDRTFEQMEQAGEQLHALEGLAQNIAHHSEMAVDSVELMRESAGIGQSQVSRSISTMQDVKQSSVTNEQRVLALQAVAESIHEIVDRIKAIAKQTGMLALNASIEAARAGEHGRGFAIVAQEVGKLSDQSRVATEEIESLVSRIESSVVDVCETTGDLRERLEVGVVAVQATSQAFAEILEHVGSVEEQIRDMRDEAGQQATSTAAGVAAVRHVREMTSEMVASVNAASNASEESLQTMQVIAENSNQLAELAEDLREDVSKFRLK; from the coding sequence ATGAAAGGGTCAATCACCACGAAGATCATCCTGATCATTTTCTTGCTCTTGCTAGTCCCGATGATTGCGTTGGGTACGTGGATCTACTCGGGGATTGAAAACAGCTACGCCAAGATGGAACAAGAGAGAGGCACCGGCGACCTGCAAGGGGCGCATGAGATGCTGAGTTATATCGGAGAGAATTGGTCGAGTTACGTCAAGACCAACGCCTATTGGGGCGACCTGCACCAAGCGATGACAGACGGGGACTCCACGTGGGTCGAGGACAATGTCCTCAACTTGATGGACACCAACAAGTCGATCGTGGGCATCTACGTCACCGACCTGCAAGGAAATGTCACACAACAACGTGTTGTCGAACCGATTGAGTTCGACGACATTTTGAAAAAAGCGACTTCGTCGCTCCAACAAGAAATGGGTCGCACGGGCCTCATCCAGACAGACCAAGGTCTCATGCTCGTCGGGTTCTCCAAGATCACCGACGAGAAAGGCGAGGAAGAGCCGAACGGTCTGCTGTTCCTCTTGGAAAAAGTCGACCCGGCATTTCTCGCCAATGTGAAATCGGTCAACAATACGCAAATTGTCATGTACAATGGTCAGAACACTTTGTCCACCTACGGTGGATTCGATGCTGAAAAATCTGCCGAACTCTACCAGCAGGTTCAGAACCGCACAGAGCCGTTGGTGCTCTCCAACGTGGTAGACGAAGGGCAGGAAACGATCACGCTCGGGCCGCTGACCGATGTGTTTGGAAGCAAGATCGGATTCCTCGGCACGGAGACCGTTTCGCAAACGGGGGCGTTGATTCGCCATGACTTGTTGCAACGGGCCGGACTTGGCGGAATTGTCGTGTTGCTGCTGGGCAGCGCCGTCGCATTTGCCCTGTACAACCGCTTGTCGAGACCGTTGGCGCGGTTGAGCACCGAGATGGCTCGCGTGGCCGGCGGTGACTTGACGGAGAACGCCGAGATGAAAAAACTCAGTGCCACCTCGTCTCGGGATGAGATGGGGGACATCGTGCGCTCGTTCCTGGCGATGACGGATGGTTTGAAGCATCTCGTTTCCGTGTTGCATGAAGAATCGAACGCTTTGAGTGAACGCAGTCGGGAGTTTGCCGCTTCGACCGAGGAAGCCAAGAGCACGCTGCACCTGATTGCGGCGTCGTCCTCTGATGTCACGTCGATGGTTGACCGCACGTTTGAGCAGATGGAGCAAGCGGGCGAGCAGTTGCATGCGCTGGAGGGTCTCGCTCAGAATATTGCGCATCATTCGGAGATGGCTGTCGATTCGGTTGAACTCATGCGGGAGTCCGCAGGGATTGGACAATCGCAAGTCTCGCGTTCGATCTCCACGATGCAGGATGTGAAGCAAAGTTCTGTCACAAACGAGCAGCGCGTCTTGGCGTTGCAAGCGGTTGCCGAGAGCATTCATGAAATTGTGGATCGCATCAAAGCGATTGCCAAGCAAACCGGGATGCTGGCGTTGAATGCGTCGATTGAAGCAGCTCGGGCCGGGGAGCATGGACGAGGGTTTGCCATCGTTGCACAGGAAGTCGGGAAGCTCTCCGATCAATCGCGGGTGGCGACCGAAGAAATCGAGTCGCTGGTGAGCCGGATTGAAAGCAGCGTGGTCGATGTCTGCGAGACGACCGGCGATCTGCGCGAGCGCTTGGAAGTCGGAGTGGTTGCCGTGCAAGCGACGTCGCAGGCGTTCGCCGAAATTCTGGAGCATGTGGGCAGTGTGGAAGAGCAGATTCGGGATATGCGGGACGAAGCGGGGCAGCAGGCGACGAGCACAGCGGCCGGTGTGGCGGCGGTACGCCATGTTCGCGAGATGACGTCCGAGATGGTCGCAAGCGTCAACGCTGCGTCGAACGCCTCCGAAGAATCTCTGCAAACCATGCAAGTCATCGCCGAGAATTCCAACCAACTCGCCGAACTGGCGGAAGACCTCCGCGAAGACGTCAGCAAGTTCCGCCTGAAATAA
- the bcp gene encoding thioredoxin-dependent thiol peroxidase — MAEITVGTQAPDFTLPASTGENLTLSDLRGKNVVLYFYPKDDTPGCTTQACGFRDLHAAFGDLNTVILGVSPDPVKKHEKFISKYELPFILLADEEHTALEAYGVWKEKNMYGKKYMGVERTTFLIDKDGNIAQVYPKVKVAGHVDKVLEDVKNLA, encoded by the coding sequence ATGGCAGAAATTACCGTCGGCACGCAAGCGCCGGACTTTACGCTTCCGGCCAGCACCGGTGAGAACTTGACGTTGAGCGACCTGCGCGGCAAGAATGTCGTGCTCTACTTTTATCCGAAGGACGATACTCCCGGATGTACGACACAGGCTTGCGGCTTCCGCGACCTGCACGCAGCGTTTGGCGACTTGAACACCGTCATCCTCGGCGTCTCTCCGGACCCGGTCAAGAAACACGAAAAGTTCATCTCGAAGTATGAACTTCCTTTCATCCTCCTCGCCGATGAAGAGCATACTGCTCTCGAAGCGTACGGCGTCTGGAAAGAGAAGAACATGTACGGCAAAAAGTACATGGGTGTCGAGCGCACCACGTTCCTGATCGACAAGGACGGCAACATCGCCCAAGTCTACCCCAAGGTCAAAGTCGCCGGACACGTCGACAAAGTCTTGGAAGACGTCAAAAATCTCGCGTAA